CTAGGCCGTCGGAACCTCAGCAAATAATAAAAAGGCAAAAATGCTGGCTCCTACCGCTTCCCCCAGTACACTCAAAGCCACCACTGGAGCCGGAATAAACCGCAAAACCCAGTTCAAAACGGTATGCCCACCGATGGTGGGAATCATGGCAAGCAACAGACAGTAGGCGACGGTCGACACCGGCTGGGGATACCAGGATACACCGTAGATTTGACCAAACAACCAGAGGACCGCTGTCGTCGTGGTGTAAAGGACGAGGACGTACGGCAAAAGGTTTAGACGCTGACGCAACTGCCGCCCGGTCAGAATATAGAGGGCAAAGAGCAAGGCGCCGGCCAGAGATAGAAGGTCCCCTTTCAAATAGCTACCACCCAGATGAAAGTCTCCAGCGCCAATGATAATTCCACCGGTCACAGCGATGACTACGCCAAGCAACACCTGGAACGTAACCCTTTCCTTCAACCAGAAGGTCGACAGAAACAGGACGAATATAACCTGCAGATTCGAAAAGATGACTGAGCTGGCCACTGTGGTAAACTCCAGCGACAGGATCCACAAGGCAAAATGACCGGCGAGAAAGGTTCCGGCCACCATGCAAGCCAGCAGATCACGTCGCCCGAGCGACATTAACTCCTGCCAATCACAATACATGGTAAACGGAGCTAGCATCACGGCAGTAAATCCCAGCCGGTAAAATGCGATCACCAACGCAGGAGCAGCCGCTAGTCTAGTGAAAATCGCCGCTGAAGAAAGTCCAAGCACTCCTAGCCCAAGAGCCAGGTAAGGATTAACCCGGCGTCCGGTCAATTGTTCACCCCCCTTAAAGCCCTAGTCTTCGTCAGGTTTCTGAAAAATCCTGCCGCCGTCCAATAATTTACCATGGATTTTTCTTCATGTCTGTACAAGACGCAGCCACGTTTCGGGTGGGCAAACGTCGCGCAGTCTGATCTCGGTGTAGGAATTCACCTGGCAAAAAGGATTGCTTGAGTTATCGGCCCACCGCTCAATTATCTTGATGAACATCCGGTCATAACCGGTCGGTGAGCCCTGGGACGGCAGACCACAGGAGGAGGCTGAACTGGTTGACCAAGCCGGCAGAAAACCCTGTTCCTGACCGTACCGGATCAGTTCAGCGATACCGGCACTTACCACGGAATAAATAAGCTCCCCGGTGTCACCGTCCATGGGAGTGCAAAGATACAGTTGACAGATTAGCGGCCGGTAAGGATAGATTGTACACATAGCGTCCTTCAGAAAGACACAGGGACCAGAACGAAAACGGGGTAGACCATAGCTAAGCTT
This DNA window, taken from Bacillota bacterium, encodes the following:
- a CDS encoding DMT family transporter is translated as MTGRRVNPYLALGLGVLGLSSAAIFTRLAAAPALVIAFYRLGFTAVMLAPFTMYCDWQELMSLGRRDLLACMVAGTFLAGHFALWILSLEFTTVASSVIFSNLQVIFVLFLSTFWLKERVTFQVLLGVVIAVTGGIIIGAGDFHLGGSYLKGDLLSLAGALLFALYILTGRQLRQRLNLLPYVLVLYTTTTAVLWLFGQIYGVSWYPQPVSTVAYCLLLAMIPTIGGHTVLNWVLRFIPAPVVALSVLGEAVGASIFAFLLFAEVPTA